One genomic region from Ptychodera flava strain L36383 chromosome 14, AS_Pfla_20210202, whole genome shotgun sequence encodes:
- the LOC139150112 gene encoding phospholipase A and acyltransferase 2-like has protein sequence MSALARSGSGSYGKHNQTVLDSCNPGDLLEFTRGWYSHWGVYVGDGQVVHLTGENDGIGDDIGNPQHVFSVWGKQFNKAKVKCENFWNIVYDCKAIINNDKDGSQSAASVEEIVERAFSSLGEIGYNVLWNNCEHFAKWCRYGKKESSQVNGFLTYMGIGLASVAGLMLFTKYATKEQEKEKAHKK, from the exons ATGTCAGCACTTGCACGTTCTGGTAGTGGTAGCTATGGTAAGCACAACCAAACTGTGTTGGATTCTTGCAATCCCGGAGATTTGCTCGAGTTCACTCGCGGCTGGTATTCACATTGGGGAGTATATGTCGGCGACGGACAGGTAGTGCACCTCACAGGTGAAAATGACGGTATCGGCGATGATATAGGTAATCCGCAACACGTCTTCTCTGTGTGGGGAAAGCAGTTCAACAAAGCGAAAGTGAAGTGTGAGAATTTCTGGAACATCGTGTACGATTGTAAAGCGATAATCAACAACGACAAAGATGGCAGTCAGTCTGCGGCCTCTGTCGAAGAGATTGTCGAGCGAGCGTTCTCGAGCCTCGGCGAAATTGGCTACAACGTTCTGTGGAACAATTGCGAGCATTTCGCCAAATGGTGTCGATATGGCAAGAAAGAGAGCAGCCAG gtCAATGGTTTTCTAACATACATGGGCATCGGACTTGCATCTGTTGCTGGACTCATGTTATTTACAAAGTATGCAACCAAAGAGCAAGAGAAAGAAAAGGCACACAAAAAATAA